The Campylobacterota bacterium sequence ATCCATACGCCCTGCGTACGTTCCGATCGCTAAGACTCATTCATGCCGATACCCTCGAATATCCTTTCAAATACGCCGAACGGAGCTCTCTGGACAAGCTTTTCGAAGAACGCAAAGAGTGCGATGACATCCTGATCGCCCAAAAAGGGCTCCTTCGGGATACGACAATCGCCAACATAGCGCTCTTCATCGGGGGAAAATGGTTCACCCCGGCACAACCTCTTCTGGAGGGGACAACCCGTGCGCGCCTGATTGAGCAGGGCTTTCTCATTCCCGCCGAATTGAACGTTGAGGACATCGCAAAGGCAGATAAAATCGCCCTTATGAACGCGATGATGGGGTTCGTTGAAGTGGAAAATGGTATAATTGCCTAAAAAAACAGGTCCGTAGTCATGCTGTTCGACATCATCAAAAGCCCATCGTTCGCCCGTCTCATGGAGACCCATGTACGGGACATGCTCATTTACCTTTTCGAAAACGAGCAGAATTTCGGGATCTTGTGCAAAATCGAACACATCACGTTCGATCCGCCGCTTCCCAAACACATCAGCGAAGAATTTCGCGCCATGACGCTGTTTTTTCTGGCGGGTTACACGTTTGAAAGCGCGCGGATCGATAACGACGCCCTGATTTTCGAAGCCGGGTTCGGCCATGAAAACGTCGGCAGTTTCGTCACCGTCCCGCTTCTCTCGATCGTGCAGATCATCATCGACGATACTCCGGCGTTTGTCAACCTGTCCCTCCCCTACGAGCAGCAGCCTCTTCCCGAAATCGAGAAAAGCGAAGGGATCCAAAACTCGATGAGCGCGTTTCTCTCCAACCCCGAAAATCAGAGATTCATCAAGAAAAAATAGTCTTTAAACGCGTTATTGTGCAGAGGATGAAGTGCGTTTTACCGCCCGCGTACTTCCCGCAGGGGCAAAACGCGGAAGTTTTCGCAGCGTTACAGTTTTAATCCCAGGAGATACGTAACGACGTTGTCGATAAACGCGTCGTGCTTACGCTCTTTGCTGTAGGCAATGTAGAATTTGCGCTTGATCTTGTAGTTTTTGATCCGGGCTTCGAACAGCTTGCCCGCTTCGACCTCATCGGCGATCACGTGACGGGAAATCACCGAAACGACCGGACGCGGAGTATCTTTGGGCGAGCGCATGATCGTCTCTTTGATCGCGGTCGAGCTGGCGACGACGCCGATGACACTGAAACTCGAACACTCCACACCGATCTCTTCGAAGACTTCGGAAGTCAGTTTGCGGGTATGTGAATTTTCGTCGCGGCAGATCCAGTCGAACTTGTACATGTCTTCTTTGCGCAGCTGTTTGGGAATCGGCTGGTTCGAGAAAATGACCAGTTCGTCCTCTTCCCATTCGCGGTAGATCAACCCGTCGCGGAAGACGGGAGATTCGATCAGGGCGATATCGATCTTTTTATCCAGAAGCTGCTCGATGATCTCGTTCGAAAAGCCGACGCGGATATGGACTTCGTTGTTGATCTTCTCTTTGAGCTGTCCAAGGTAGGAAGGGAGGACGTAGTTACCGATCGCATACGATGCTCCCACCACGAACGTAAACTCTTTGTTGATGATTTTGAGTACCTCTTTTTCGGAGGTCTGAATCGCTTTTTCGAGTTTGATGGCGATCCGGTAGAGGTCTTCTCCCTCTTTGGTGAGCTTGATGCCGTTCTTTTTCCGTTCGACGATCCGGGTATCGAGGTAATCTTCGATGAACTTGATCTGCTGCGTGACAGCAGGCTGCGAAATCCCCAGTTTGGCCGATGCTTTTGAAAAACTTTTTTCCCGTACCACGGTCAGGAAAGTCATGAGTTTTGCAAAATCTTTTAACATGTAATAATTCCCATAAGTTGAATGAATAGCAGTATTATAACCCATTATTATAACTATTGCAAGGGGTTTTGTCCCATATTCCCCTCCCAGTCATTCAAAAGTCAAATAGTAGGAATTTTGGGCTATAATTAAAATAACTTAAACACAAGGGTAACCCTCGGCATGGAGAAAATTTTCTCGGATCTCAACGAAGCGCAACGCCAAGCGGTCGAGCAGATTGACGGTCCGCTGCTGATTTTAGCGGGGGCCGGAAGCGGCAAAACCAAAACGATCACCTCCCGTCTGGCCTACCTGCTCGATTGCGTAGGCATCCCTGCGGCCAACACGCTGACTCTCACCTTTACCAACAAAGCGGCCAAAGAGATGCGCGAGAGGGCGATGAACCTCATCACCCAGAATTCCTATCCTCCCCTGCTGTGTACGTTCCACAAATTCGGCCTCCTGTTTTTGAAATTCCACATCCACCTGCTTGGACGGGCCAACAACTTCGTCGTGATCGATACCGACGACAAGAAAAAAATCATCAAAAAAATCAACGCCGACCTCCCCACCGCGCTGATCGCCAGTGAAATCTCCCGCTATAAAAACTCCCTCATCGATCCGGCCGAAGCCTACGCACAGGCCGAGCTGACCAATTACAAACACATCGCCAAAATCTACGAGGAGTACGAAGCCTACCTCCTCGAAAACAATCTCGTCGATTTCGACGACCTGCTGTGCCTGACCTATCGGCTTCTCGACGAGCATCCCGAACTCTGCCGCCAGACGTCGGAAAAGTACCGCTACATCATGATCGACGAATACCAGGATACCAACGAACTGCAGCTGCGCATTCTCCAGAAGCTCTGTACGACCCACAACAACCTGTGCGTCGTGGGCGACGACGACCAGAGCATCTACGGCTGGCGCGGCGCCCATGTGCGCAACATCCTCGAATTCGACCAGGATTTCGAAAACGCGACGGTCATCAAACTGGAACACAACTACCGTTCGACGCAGCCGATTCTCACCGTCGCCAACGCCCTGATCGAACACAACCGTTCCCGTCTGGGAAAAACCCTCATCGCGACCAAAAGCGGCGGCGATGAGGTGCAAACCATCACCTCTGGGGATGAGAGCGAAGAGTCCCAGAAAATCGCCAAGGCGATCAAAAAACTGATCGAGGAGGGGGCACGCCCCAGCGAAATCGCCGTACTCTACCGGATCAACGCGCTGAGCCGTTCGCTCGAAGAGGGGCTTAACCGGGCCGGAATCGCCTACAAGCTCGTCGGCGGCCTGCGCTTCTACGACCGCGCCGAGATCAAAGACCTCATCAGCTACCTGCGCGTCGTCACGAACGTCCACGACAACTTTTCGCTGAAACGGATCATCAACAAACCCAAGCGCGGCCTGGGCAAAGCGACGATCGACAAGATCGAGCTCTCCGCGATGGAAGCGGGCAAATCGATGTTCGAATTCATCGCCACCCTTCCCGATGATCAGCTTGAAGCCCTCGTACGGAAAAAAAGCGCGCAGGAACTGCGCGATTTCGTTGCCGAGATTACCGAATTGCGCAGGGTGGCCGACGAAGCGATCTACCGTTTCATCGATCTGCTTGAAGAACGTTTCAAGATCAAAGAAACTCTCAAGGGGCTCCCCGACGAAGCCGACAAAGTCTCCAACGTCGACGAGTTTTACGGTCTTTTCCGCGATTACGTCAAACAAAATCCCGAAGCCAGCCTGTCGGAATTTCTCAACGACATTACCCTGCAAAGCGAACAGGATCAGGTGGAGGGAGAGAGCATCTACATCATGAGCATCCACGCCTCCAAGGGGCTGGAGTTCGAGCATCTCTTCGTCATCGGCCTCGAAGAGGGATTCCTTCCCCTCATCGGAGACGGCAGCGACCTTGAAGAGGAACGGCGGCTGGGCTACGTCGCCCTCACCCGCGCCAAAAGCGCGCTGACCCTCTCGAGCGTCAACAGCCGTTTTTACAAAGGCCGCCGAACCGAGCTGCAGCGCAGCCGTTTCATTAACGAAGCGGGCCTGTGCGAAGGCTCCCTCATCCTCGAAAAAAACACCTCCTACAAAAAAGGGGATCTCGTCCGTCACAAAATCTTCGGTGCCGGACGGGTCGAAGGGGTGAGCAAATCGGGACGGGAATTCAAGCTGCTCATCAACTTTGGCGGAAACAAACGCGAAATCCTCGCTTCGTTCGTGGAGAAGCTCTGACGTGAACCGCCTCTTCGTCGCCTACAAGCCCTCCGGGATCAGTTCCAATCAGCTTCTGGGAAGGATCAAACGCCGCTATAAAGTCAAAAAAGCGGGCTATTCCGGTACCCTTGACCCGTTTGCCAAAGGGGTCCTGATCGTCGCGCTGGGAAATCACGGGCGGCTTTTCCGCTTCCTCAATAAAACCCCAAAACGCTATCGGGCCACACTGTGGCTGGGGGCGTCCTCCCCGACGCTCGATATCGAAGGGATCGAAACAATCCGCGAAGTCTCCCCGTTGGACGAGTCCAGGGTCCGCGACGTTCTGCGCTCCATGATCGGGGAACTCACTTATACTCCGCCCAGCTATAGCGCCAAACACGTCGACGGGAAAAGGGCTTACGAGTGGGCCCGCGAGGGGAAAGAGGTCCGCCTGGATGCCGTCACATCGACGATCCACGACATCAGCCTCGTGCACTATACCCACCCGTTCGTGACGTTCGAAGCGACCGTTTCGGAAGGGACCTATATCCGCTCGCTCGGCCTTCTGGTTGCCCGCTCACTCGGATGCGACGGCGCCCTAAGCGCCCTCGAACGCCTTAACGAAGGGCAATTTGTCTTTGAAGGTGAAAAACCTCTGGATATCAAAACCTCCCTCTCTCTTCCGAAAAACCGCTATAATGGCGATACGACTGCCGTTGCCCTGGGCCAGAAACTCTCTCGGAACGATTTTGAATGTCCCGAGAACGGCACCTACTGGATCGACAACGGCGATACGATTTCGGTCATCGCAATCGACGACGACGGTGTCCATTACATTCTAAACAAGGTTGAAGCATGCTGATCCTTTCCCGCAAAGCCGATGAATCCGTCATAATCGCCGATACCATCACCGTTAAAGTCGTCTCGATCGAAAAAGGGGTCGTCAAACTCGGCATCGACGCCCCCCATAACATCCGGATTCTCCGCAGCGAACTGGTCAAAGCGGTCGAACATTCCAACAAAGAGGCTTCCTCTGCCGGCAGTGACGAATCGCTGCTTCAGCAACTGGTGCACAAACTCAAATTATGATCCGCTATCCCGCTTACGCCAAAGTCAACGTTTTTCTCAAAATCACCGGAACGAGAGGAGAATACCATACCCTCACATCCCGTTTCGTCCTCGTCAAAGAGCTTTACGATCTTTTGTGGTTCGAACCCAAAACGACCCCCGAATTTGAAATCCGGGGAGATTTCGACTGCGACGTCGGCTCGAATACGATCTACAAAGCCTACAAACACCTTCAGAGCGCCACCCGATCCAACGCCCTCGGCGTTTTCTTCGAAACGCACGCCGTCCGCGTCGACAAAAGAATCCCCTCGTTCGCAGGCCTCGGCGGAGGGAGTTCCGATGCCGCCACGTTCCTGCGCATGTGCAACGATGCCCTGGAGCTGGGGTTATCCAAAGACGAGCTCGCCGAAATCGGAGCCAATGTCGGGGCCGATGTTCCGTTTTTTGTCTACGGCTACGAAAGCGCCAATGTCAAGGGGATCGGTGAAATCGTCGAGCGCTACGAGGAAGCCGCAATGGCGTTCGACGTCGTCACCCCGGATATCCGCATCAGCACCCCGGCCGTGTACCGTTACTACCGGGAGCATCTCTATG is a genomic window containing:
- a CDS encoding LysR family transcriptional regulator, which translates into the protein MLKDFAKLMTFLTVVREKSFSKASAKLGISQPAVTQQIKFIEDYLDTRIVERKKNGIKLTKEGEDLYRIAIKLEKAIQTSEKEVLKIINKEFTFVVGASYAIGNYVLPSYLGQLKEKINNEVHIRVGFSNEIIEQLLDKKIDIALIESPVFRDGLIYREWEEDELVIFSNQPIPKQLRKEDMYKFDWICRDENSHTRKLTSEVFEEIGVECSSFSVIGVVASSTAIKETIMRSPKDTPRPVVSVISRHVIADEVEAGKLFEARIKNYKIKRKFYIAYSKERKHDAFIDNVVTYLLGLKL
- the csrA gene encoding carbon storage regulator CsrA; its protein translation is MLILSRKADESVIIADTITVKVVSIEKGVVKLGIDAPHNIRILRSELVKAVEHSNKEASSAGSDESLLQQLVHKLKL
- a CDS encoding UvrD-helicase domain-containing protein, which gives rise to MEKIFSDLNEAQRQAVEQIDGPLLILAGAGSGKTKTITSRLAYLLDCVGIPAANTLTLTFTNKAAKEMRERAMNLITQNSYPPLLCTFHKFGLLFLKFHIHLLGRANNFVVIDTDDKKKIIKKINADLPTALIASEISRYKNSLIDPAEAYAQAELTNYKHIAKIYEEYEAYLLENNLVDFDDLLCLTYRLLDEHPELCRQTSEKYRYIMIDEYQDTNELQLRILQKLCTTHNNLCVVGDDDQSIYGWRGAHVRNILEFDQDFENATVIKLEHNYRSTQPILTVANALIEHNRSRLGKTLIATKSGGDEVQTITSGDESEESQKIAKAIKKLIEEGARPSEIAVLYRINALSRSLEEGLNRAGIAYKLVGGLRFYDRAEIKDLISYLRVVTNVHDNFSLKRIINKPKRGLGKATIDKIELSAMEAGKSMFEFIATLPDDQLEALVRKKSAQELRDFVAEITELRRVADEAIYRFIDLLEERFKIKETLKGLPDEADKVSNVDEFYGLFRDYVKQNPEASLSEFLNDITLQSEQDQVEGESIYIMSIHASKGLEFEHLFVIGLEEGFLPLIGDGSDLEEERRLGYVALTRAKSALTLSSVNSRFYKGRRTELQRSRFINEAGLCEGSLILEKNTSYKKGDLVRHKIFGAGRVEGVSKSGREFKLLINFGGNKREILASFVEKL
- a CDS encoding aminotransferase class IV gives rise to the protein MLLETIRCEGGGALHLPYHQHRLDTTLKSLGIEASYDLSALISPPDERVYRCRFLYDAASASIEFHPYALRTFRSLRLIHADTLEYPFKYAERSSLDKLFEERKECDDILIAQKGLLRDTTIANIALFIGGKWFTPAQPLLEGTTRARLIEQGFLIPAELNVEDIAKADKIALMNAMMGFVEVENGIIA
- a CDS encoding 4-(cytidine 5'-diphospho)-2-C-methyl-D-erythritol kinase, which codes for MIRYPAYAKVNVFLKITGTRGEYHTLTSRFVLVKELYDLLWFEPKTTPEFEIRGDFDCDVGSNTIYKAYKHLQSATRSNALGVFFETHAVRVDKRIPSFAGLGGGSSDAATFLRMCNDALELGLSKDELAEIGANVGADVPFFVYGYESANVKGIGEIVERYEEAAMAFDVVTPDIRISTPAVYRYYREHLYAPITPEEAQRLESTPSRDILASVKPKEANDLYPAALGCYPELSEKEGWFFSGSGSSFFKIKDE
- the truB gene encoding tRNA pseudouridine(55) synthase TruB, producing MNRLFVAYKPSGISSNQLLGRIKRRYKVKKAGYSGTLDPFAKGVLIVALGNHGRLFRFLNKTPKRYRATLWLGASSPTLDIEGIETIREVSPLDESRVRDVLRSMIGELTYTPPSYSAKHVDGKRAYEWAREGKEVRLDAVTSTIHDISLVHYTHPFVTFEATVSEGTYIRSLGLLVARSLGCDGALSALERLNEGQFVFEGEKPLDIKTSLSLPKNRYNGDTTAVALGQKLSRNDFECPENGTYWIDNGDTISVIAIDDDGVHYILNKVEAC